The Novosphingobium kaempferiae genome includes a window with the following:
- a CDS encoding response regulator, with protein sequence MSVSDQIAIQLPYLRRYARALTGSQHSGDAYVRATLEAALADRDLRDAIARSRAALYEAFTRIWSTGHVEEPVTDVEGGVREQAAQERLSVVAPTHRQALLLTTVEEFTREETATILGLEVEEVDVLVAQAIAEIEGESATRVLIIEDEPLISMQLEGLVTDLGHTVVGTAATHKQAVEMFEKNPAGLVLADIQLADGSSGIDAVEDLLKFGDVPVIFITAYPERLLTGERPEPTYLVTKPFQETTVRATISQALFFNSTSHD encoded by the coding sequence ATGTCCGTCTCTGATCAGATCGCGATCCAGCTGCCTTACCTGCGCCGTTACGCGCGCGCCCTTACCGGCTCGCAGCATTCGGGCGACGCCTATGTCCGCGCGACGCTGGAGGCCGCGCTGGCCGACCGCGACCTGCGCGACGCCATCGCCCGCAGCCGCGCCGCTCTCTATGAGGCCTTCACCCGCATCTGGTCGACCGGCCATGTCGAGGAGCCGGTGACCGACGTCGAGGGCGGCGTGCGCGAACAGGCCGCGCAGGAACGCCTCTCGGTCGTCGCGCCGACGCACCGGCAGGCCCTGCTGCTGACCACCGTCGAGGAATTCACGCGAGAGGAAACCGCGACCATCCTCGGTCTGGAGGTTGAGGAAGTCGACGTGCTCGTCGCCCAGGCCATCGCCGAGATCGAGGGCGAGAGCGCCACGCGCGTGCTCATCATCGAGGACGAACCGCTGATCTCGATGCAGCTCGAAGGTCTGGTGACCGACCTCGGCCACACCGTCGTCGGTACCGCCGCCACTCACAAGCAGGCGGTCGAGATGTTCGAGAAGAACCCGGCGGGCCTCGTCCTTGCCGACATCCAGCTCGCCGACGGCAGCTCGGGCATCGACGCGGTGGAAGACCTGCTCAAGTTCGGCGACGTGCCGGTGATCTTCATCACCGCCTACCCGGAGCGCCTGCTGACCGGCGAGCGACCCGAGCCGACCTACCTCGTCACCAAGCCGTTCCAGGAAACCACCGTGCGCGCGACGATCAGCCAGGCGCTGTTCTTCAATTCGACCAGCCACGACTGA
- a CDS encoding PilZ domain-containing protein, translating into MDARNWSRHIVEKEVACAVDGVRGLVFLYDLSMGGCMFEMTDLRDVGGRQVAVELYEYETTRGEVVWQMDRCVGVRFDTPIHDAVVRHLGFVPPVVPFEEQAPRDRFGRVLPPLDGGDRKGL; encoded by the coding sequence ATGGATGCGCGTAACTGGAGCCGTCATATCGTCGAGAAGGAAGTGGCCTGCGCGGTCGACGGGGTGAGGGGACTGGTGTTCCTGTATGACCTGTCGATGGGCGGCTGCATGTTCGAGATGACGGACCTGCGTGATGTCGGCGGTCGTCAGGTGGCCGTCGAACTCTATGAATACGAGACCACGCGCGGCGAAGTGGTGTGGCAGATGGACCGCTGTGTCGGCGTGCGCTTCGACACGCCGATCCATGACGCGGTGGTACGCCACCTCGGCTTCGTGCCGCCGGTGGTGCCGTTCGAGGAACAGGCCCCGCGCGACCGCTTCGGCCGCGTGCTGCCGCCGCTCGACGGCGGGGACCGCAAGGGGCTCTGA
- a CDS encoding CHASE domain-containing protein has translation MIDQALLDRVQKQAWFHKYPRGWPFLLFIIASMTTAVSVMAIERADKQTRAVELSRNLTEISSALQRRATENIALLRAGSALFATQDSVSAEQFAEFSRDLQGDGTLYGSLGMGWAPLIPVDQLGQFELATQEAGRMDFTVNPRPAVDQKYVVPVFYLEPQNAPNQRAMAFDMYSEPVRRAAMQKAMAARRPVATGVVHLAQDGVVLPGVGQQPAAFLIYMPVTVERGGRRWVKGFVYSPFRAQTFLTSASELYRNDSIDIAIYDDHVAPETLLAEQRGMDGPGGPTIQRRIDVAGQAWIVEIGDRKANALSPLSRLTLFFGALASLMVMAIGRLITKRAAEDRVVLEWLTSQASIRNSLTRELNHRVKNTLANVLSIAALTRRRSRGIDDFTESLTARIRALSATHDLLSQSDWGHAALGDIVRSELAPYMEGNESHVVMAGPAIKLAPNDAMSLGLAIHELATNAAKYGALSTIEGRIHVQWSLISPDLAEIHWREEGGPPVTEPTKRGFGRDLIEKIVAHELKSEVDLRFEPGGVECRLKVPVRASREFVLRNERR, from the coding sequence GTGATTGACCAGGCGCTGCTCGACCGGGTGCAGAAGCAGGCGTGGTTCCACAAGTATCCGCGCGGCTGGCCGTTCCTGCTGTTCATCATCGCAAGCATGACCACCGCCGTCTCGGTGATGGCCATCGAGCGCGCGGACAAGCAGACGCGCGCGGTCGAACTGTCGCGCAACCTGACCGAGATTTCCTCCGCCCTCCAGCGCCGCGCGACCGAGAATATCGCGCTGCTGCGCGCTGGCAGCGCGCTGTTCGCCACGCAGGACTCCGTCTCCGCAGAGCAGTTCGCCGAATTCTCGCGCGATCTGCAGGGTGACGGCACGCTCTACGGCTCGCTCGGCATGGGCTGGGCGCCGCTGATCCCGGTGGACCAGCTCGGCCAGTTCGAACTCGCGACGCAGGAAGCCGGACGAATGGACTTCACCGTCAATCCGCGCCCCGCAGTCGACCAGAAATACGTCGTCCCGGTCTTCTACCTTGAGCCGCAGAACGCGCCCAACCAGCGTGCCATGGCGTTCGACATGTATTCCGAGCCGGTGCGCCGCGCGGCCATGCAGAAGGCGATGGCGGCACGGCGTCCGGTCGCGACCGGCGTGGTCCATCTGGCGCAGGACGGCGTGGTCCTGCCAGGCGTCGGCCAGCAGCCTGCGGCTTTCCTGATCTACATGCCCGTCACCGTCGAGCGCGGTGGGCGGCGCTGGGTCAAGGGCTTCGTCTACAGCCCGTTCCGCGCGCAGACGTTCCTCACTTCGGCGAGCGAACTCTACCGCAACGACAGCATCGACATCGCCATCTACGACGATCACGTCGCGCCCGAGACGCTGCTGGCCGAGCAGCGCGGGATGGACGGGCCGGGCGGTCCGACCATCCAGCGCCGCATCGACGTCGCCGGGCAGGCGTGGATCGTCGAGATCGGCGACCGCAAGGCCAACGCGCTTTCGCCGCTCTCGCGCCTGACGCTGTTCTTCGGTGCGCTCGCCTCGCTGATGGTCATGGCGATCGGCCGGCTTATCACCAAGCGCGCGGCGGAGGACCGCGTGGTCCTCGAATGGCTGACCAGCCAGGCCTCGATCCGCAACTCGCTGACGCGCGAACTCAACCACCGCGTCAAGAACACGCTCGCCAACGTGCTCTCTATCGCCGCGTTGACCCGCCGCCGCTCGCGCGGGATCGACGACTTCACCGAGAGCCTGACAGCCCGCATCCGCGCGCTGTCGGCCACGCACGATCTGCTTTCGCAGTCGGACTGGGGCCACGCGGCGCTGGGCGACATCGTGCGTTCCGAACTCGCGCCCTACATGGAAGGCAATGAGAGCCACGTCGTCATGGCCGGTCCCGCGATCAAGCTCGCGCCGAACGACGCGATGTCGCTCGGCCTCGCGATCCATGAACTTGCGACCAACGCGGCCAAGTACGGCGCACTCAGCACCATTGAGGGGCGCATCCACGTCCAGTGGTCGCTGATTTCGCCCGACCTCGCCGAGATACACTGGCGCGAGGAGGGCGGTCCGCCGGTGACCGAGCCGACCAAGCGCGGCTTCGGGCGCGATCTCATCGAGAAGATCGTCGCGCACGAACTGAAGTCCGAAGTGGACCTGCGTTTCGAGCCGGGCGGCGTCGAATGCCGCCTCAAGGTGCCCGTGCGCGCCTCGCGCGAGTTCGTGCTGCGGAACGAGCGGCGTTAG
- a CDS encoding NepR family anti-sigma factor translates to MSQPNGRGEPGKQTPGLPPEIRKDGEPGWAGGLRKLYNSVVEEPLPDSFKDLLKKLDDDGDA, encoded by the coding sequence TTGAGTCAGCCCAATGGACGTGGTGAACCCGGCAAGCAGACGCCGGGCCTGCCGCCTGAAATCCGGAAGGATGGCGAACCCGGCTGGGCCGGAGGGCTGAGGAAGCTCTACAACTCCGTGGTGGAAGAACCGCTGCCGGACAGCTTCAAGGATCTCCTGAAGAAGCTGGACGACGACGGCGATGCCTGA
- a CDS encoding sigma-70 family RNA polymerase sigma factor translates to MPDRIAPSSADEGFRKELLTVLPHLRAFARGLSGRADFADDLVQEAAIKAWTARERYQAGTNMRAWTFAILRNHYLSELRRSKRQTDVDEGVLEKMLVMDADQEGPLHLGDMESALQKLAPERREAVLLVGASGFSYEEAAEIAGCPIGTMKSRVARARADLARMLDGDVDDALDIKARKAG, encoded by the coding sequence ATGCCTGACCGGATCGCGCCGAGCTCCGCCGACGAAGGTTTCCGCAAGGAACTCCTCACCGTCCTCCCCCACCTTCGCGCATTTGCCCGCGGCCTGTCCGGTCGCGCCGACTTCGCCGACGATCTCGTGCAGGAAGCCGCCATCAAGGCGTGGACCGCGCGCGAACGCTATCAGGCGGGCACCAACATGCGCGCCTGGACCTTCGCGATCCTGCGCAATCACTACCTGTCCGAACTGCGCCGCTCCAAGCGCCAGACCGACGTGGACGAAGGCGTCCTCGAAAAGATGCTGGTGATGGATGCGGACCAGGAAGGCCCGCTCCACCTCGGCGACATGGAATCCGCCTTGCAGAAGCTGGCGCCCGAGCGGCGCGAGGCGGTGTTGCTCGTCGGCGCCTCCGGCTTCAGCTATGAGGAAGCGGCGGAGATCGCGGGCTGCCCCATCGGCACCATGAAGAGCCGCGTCGCCCGTGCCCGCGCCGATCTGGCGCGGATGCTGGACGGCGATGTGGACGACGCGCTGGATATCAAGGCGCGGAAGGCGGGCTGA
- a CDS encoding MFS transporter — MNRAWITLGLVVGGTIVGLMGTDLVLPAVPRLPEALGGEPAHAQLVLAAYVGGSCIGLLGFGALGDKVATSRLVIGSLLATALLSLACSLVTSIGVLIALRAVQGLVAAGPAVFAPGIVKAMFDETRAVRAIGVLGSIEALAPALAPIAGAGLLALGGWELNFEVMAAVAATVATLLALTGGLPQVSRRGRGSFAALARDPVFLRYALSQAAVLGGLLVFVFGMPTVFVRVHGGTLGDFMMMQVCGVATFIVAANSSSMLNARLGAERVIALGTWMALAAAAGQFAYALAGGRSALVITALFVPLNTGLGLRGPAGFFRAILASHGDDARGSALVILFILAAAALGTGAVSPWIEQGTVPLAAGALAFEVIAVLCLTLLPPLREELSPPSAP, encoded by the coding sequence GTGAATCGCGCGTGGATCACGCTGGGGCTGGTGGTGGGCGGAACCATCGTCGGCCTGATGGGCACCGACCTGGTGCTGCCTGCCGTGCCCCGGCTGCCCGAGGCGCTGGGCGGGGAGCCCGCGCATGCGCAGCTCGTGCTCGCGGCCTATGTCGGCGGATCGTGCATCGGGCTGCTCGGCTTCGGGGCGCTGGGCGACAAGGTGGCGACCTCGCGGCTGGTGATCGGTTCGCTTCTGGCGACGGCGCTGCTGTCGCTCGCCTGCTCGCTGGTGACGAGCATCGGCGTGCTGATCGCCCTGCGCGCGGTGCAGGGGCTCGTCGCAGCGGGGCCTGCGGTCTTCGCGCCGGGCATCGTCAAGGCCATGTTCGACGAGACGCGCGCGGTGCGGGCCATCGGCGTGCTCGGCAGCATCGAGGCGCTGGCACCCGCGCTGGCCCCAATCGCGGGCGCGGGGCTGCTCGCGCTCGGCGGGTGGGAGCTGAACTTCGAGGTCATGGCGGCCGTCGCCGCCACGGTCGCGACATTGCTGGCGCTGACCGGCGGGCTGCCGCAGGTGAGCCGACGCGGGCGCGGCAGCTTCGCGGCGCTGGCACGCGACCCCGTCTTCCTGCGCTATGCGCTGAGCCAGGCGGCGGTGCTGGGCGGGCTGCTGGTCTTCGTGTTCGGGATGCCGACCGTCTTCGTGCGCGTCCACGGCGGCACGCTGGGCGACTTCATGATGATGCAGGTCTGCGGCGTCGCGACCTTCATCGTCGCCGCCAATTCCTCATCCATGCTCAATGCGAGGCTCGGAGCGGAGCGGGTGATCGCGCTCGGCACATGGATGGCGCTCGCGGCGGCGGCGGGGCAGTTCGCCTATGCGCTGGCGGGGGGGCGGTCGGCGCTGGTCATCACCGCGCTGTTCGTGCCGCTCAATACCGGCCTCGGCCTGCGCGGTCCCGCCGGGTTCTTCCGCGCGATCCTCGCGAGCCACGGCGACGATGCGCGCGGCAGCGCGCTCGTCATCCTGTTCATCCTCGCGGCGGCGGCGCTCGGCACAGGCGCGGTATCACCGTGGATCGAGCAGGGCACCGTGCCGCTGGCGGCGGGCGCGCTGGCGTTCGAGGTGATCGCGGTGCTGTGCCTGACGCTGCTGCCGCCGCTGCGCGAAGAACTCAGCCCGCCTTCCGCGCCTTGA
- a CDS encoding superoxide dismutase translates to MTIALMPLPYAQDALEPHISSKTLEIHHGAHHKTYVDKLNAAIAGTENEGKSVEDIAKSASGPLFNNSAQTWNHGFYWHSLSPEKTAPSESLAAAITADFGSLDALLEALSNEAINHFSNGWAWLVVDGGKLKVISTHDADSALVKDVVPLLTVDVWEHAYYIDQMNKRPAYVKAVLENILNWKFASDNFDRGTAWTYPA, encoded by the coding sequence ATGACCATTGCCCTGATGCCGCTGCCCTACGCGCAGGACGCGCTCGAACCCCACATCTCGAGCAAGACGCTGGAAATCCACCACGGCGCCCACCACAAGACCTACGTCGACAAGCTGAACGCCGCCATCGCCGGCACCGAGAACGAGGGCAAGTCGGTCGAGGATATCGCGAAGTCGGCTTCGGGCCCGCTGTTCAACAACTCGGCCCAGACCTGGAACCACGGCTTCTACTGGCACTCGCTGTCGCCGGAAAAGACCGCGCCGAGCGAAAGCCTCGCCGCTGCCATCACCGCCGACTTCGGTTCGCTCGACGCGCTGCTCGAAGCGCTCTCGAACGAGGCGATCAACCACTTCTCGAACGGCTGGGCCTGGCTCGTCGTCGACGGTGGCAAGCTCAAGGTGATCTCGACCCACGACGCCGACAGCGCGCTCGTCAAGGACGTCGTGCCGCTGCTCACCGTCGATGTGTGGGAGCACGCCTACTACATCGACCAGATGAACAAGCGCCCGGCCTACGTGAAGGCGGTCCTGGAGAACATCCTCAACTGGAAGTTCGCCTCGGACAACTTCGACCGCGGCACTGCCTGGACCTATCCGGCGTAA
- a CDS encoding GlsB/YeaQ/YmgE family stress response membrane protein, which produces MTLLLILLVGGIIGWLASILMRTDAQQGIFLNIVVGVVGAVIAGFIVTPLIGGAPITSGSFDILSLFASFLGAVILLAIVNLFRRGSVR; this is translated from the coding sequence ATGACCCTCCTTCTTATCCTTCTGGTCGGTGGCATCATCGGCTGGCTCGCTTCCATCCTGATGCGCACCGACGCCCAGCAGGGTATCTTCCTCAACATCGTCGTCGGCGTGGTCGGCGCGGTGATCGCCGGCTTCATCGTCACCCCGCTCATCGGCGGTGCGCCGATCACCAGCGGTTCGTTCGACATCCTGTCGCTGTTCGCCTCGTTCCTCGGCGCGGTGATCCTGCTGGCGATCGTCAACCTCTTCCGTCGCGGTTCGGTTCGTTAA
- a CDS encoding FAD-dependent oxidoreductase, protein MLDNVPAHWDIETDFIAVGSGIAGLSAAITAREQGLEAVVLEKADQVGGVTALSMGEVWVAGNHHAADLGIEDSAESGFRYLQRLSMGYGSDLAVLNKVVHARAALRYFEDRIGLRMEVIRDCPDYYYGHSNDSVAEGRMLEVVPFPAQQLGEWREKTRVSPQMPYGLTHHDMFQAGGTANIVKWDFARMAQRLTDDERCLGPGLAAYFVKGALDREVTLMTGTGVEELIADGTRVVGVRAVQDGREVFVKARKGVLVAVSSYERNQDYNRTLSQQLELGSMVFATVDGSNFRLTGPLGARIARVPDITSLGFTIPGMEGEDGRPLWNSALPVIGQPHTIVVNRAGKRFGNEAFYRSFYYTIDHIDGSNQTHPNFPCWAVIDSQVREKYPFGSIMPGSDWPEGLGEQADTIRELALKIGVDADGLEATVARFNADAAKGVDPEFGRGTHPWSTWMCGDPFHQPCPVLGPLEKGPFYAVRLERMGGTAIASSGILTDMHGQALDWNDEAIPGLYVAGNSQARMETGAVMQSGISNARGMTYGWLAAQHAAGRPSELLAREAERMGL, encoded by the coding sequence ATGCTCGACAACGTGCCTGCGCATTGGGATATCGAGACGGATTTTATTGCGGTCGGCTCCGGAATAGCCGGTCTTTCCGCCGCGATCACCGCGCGCGAGCAGGGGCTGGAGGCGGTCGTGCTGGAAAAGGCCGATCAGGTCGGCGGCGTCACTGCCCTGTCAATGGGCGAGGTCTGGGTGGCGGGCAACCACCACGCCGCCGACCTCGGCATAGAGGACAGCGCCGAAAGCGGGTTCCGCTATCTCCAGCGCCTGTCGATGGGCTACGGCTCCGACCTCGCGGTGCTCAACAAGGTCGTCCATGCGCGCGCGGCGCTGCGGTATTTCGAGGACCGCATCGGCCTTCGCATGGAAGTGATCCGCGACTGCCCGGACTACTACTACGGCCACAGCAACGATTCCGTCGCCGAGGGGCGGATGCTGGAAGTGGTGCCCTTCCCCGCGCAGCAACTGGGCGAATGGCGGGAGAAGACGCGCGTCTCTCCGCAGATGCCCTATGGCCTGACGCATCACGACATGTTCCAGGCGGGCGGCACTGCCAACATCGTGAAGTGGGACTTCGCCCGCATGGCGCAGCGCCTGACCGACGACGAGCGCTGCCTCGGCCCCGGCCTTGCCGCCTACTTCGTGAAGGGCGCGCTCGATCGCGAGGTGACGCTGATGACCGGGACCGGGGTGGAGGAACTCATCGCCGACGGCACCCGCGTCGTCGGCGTGCGCGCGGTGCAGGACGGGCGCGAGGTCTTCGTGAAGGCGCGCAAGGGCGTGCTCGTCGCCGTGTCCAGCTACGAGCGCAACCAGGACTACAACCGCACCCTCAGCCAGCAGCTTGAACTGGGCTCGATGGTCTTCGCGACGGTGGACGGATCGAACTTCCGCCTCACCGGGCCGCTCGGCGCGCGGATCGCGCGGGTGCCGGACATCACCTCGCTCGGCTTCACAATCCCCGGCATGGAGGGCGAGGACGGCCGCCCCTTGTGGAACAGCGCGCTGCCGGTGATCGGCCAGCCGCACACCATCGTCGTCAACCGCGCGGGCAAACGCTTCGGCAACGAGGCGTTCTACCGCAGCTTCTACTACACCATCGATCACATCGACGGATCGAACCAGACGCACCCCAACTTCCCGTGCTGGGCCGTGATCGACAGCCAGGTCCGCGAAAAGTACCCGTTCGGCTCGATCATGCCCGGCTCCGACTGGCCCGAGGGACTGGGCGAGCAGGCCGACACGATCCGCGAACTCGCGCTGAAGATCGGCGTCGATGCGGACGGTCTGGAAGCGACCGTCGCCCGCTTCAACGCCGATGCCGCCAAGGGCGTCGATCCCGAGTTCGGACGCGGTACCCATCCGTGGAGCACATGGATGTGCGGCGATCCGTTCCACCAGCCCTGCCCGGTGCTCGGCCCGCTGGAGAAGGGGCCGTTCTATGCCGTCCGGCTGGAGCGCATGGGCGGCACCGCCATCGCCTCCTCCGGCATCCTCACCGACATGCACGGGCAGGCGCTCGACTGGAACGACGAGGCCATCCCCGGCCTCTACGTCGCGGGCAATTCGCAGGCGCGGATGGAGACCGGGGCGGTCATGCAATCGGGCATCTCGAACGCGCGCGGCATGACTTACGGCTGGCTTGCGGCGCAGCACGCGGCGGGGCGGCCGAGCGAACTGCTCGCGCGCGAGGCGGAGCGGATGGGGCTGTAG
- a CDS encoding CoxG family protein, which yields MIETSQTVTVAAPLEATWDYACAVERWAEIMPGYQSCEIADADNSLWVLKIGVGGLVRTVRVAVHVERWAGPQEVDFAFRLQGDPVEGSGSYRAKASDGGTDVTLAVQVRGSGPMAPMWEAMGGPVLPRFARGFAEELKARIEAQAGGVAPKPVPAPSLIERVIAWFRRFFAPSQT from the coding sequence ATGATCGAGACCAGCCAGACCGTCACCGTCGCCGCACCGCTGGAGGCGACATGGGACTATGCCTGCGCCGTGGAACGCTGGGCCGAGATCATGCCCGGCTACCAGTCCTGCGAGATCGCCGATGCCGACAACTCGCTCTGGGTGCTCAAGATCGGCGTCGGCGGGCTGGTGCGCACGGTCAGGGTCGCCGTCCATGTCGAGCGCTGGGCCGGACCGCAGGAAGTGGACTTCGCCTTTCGTCTGCAGGGTGATCCGGTGGAAGGCTCAGGCTCCTACCGCGCGAAAGCCTCGGACGGCGGCACCGACGTCACGCTGGCGGTGCAGGTGCGCGGTTCCGGCCCGATGGCGCCGATGTGGGAGGCGATGGGCGGCCCCGTCCTCCCCCGCTTCGCGCGCGGCTTCGCGGAGGAGCTGAAGGCGCGGATCGAGGCGCAGGCCGGTGGGGTAGCGCCGAAACCGGTGCCTGCGCCCTCGCTGATCGAGCGTGTCATCGCGTGGTTCCGAAGGTTCTTCGCTCCGTCCCAGACCTGA
- a CDS encoding energy transducer TonB, with protein sequence MYTSARDRVLSALASLLIVAGGVAAMIAGLAAQMTPKERRDTLAAIIPLRDEPEKPKPKEIPARADSTAAKGRPSPPNLRNKATQIVAPPPRLPPLIVPPPVITAPRANVGSAAQSGASDRLGPGQGAGGIGDGDGGGGDGDGDGEGDALTRPKQIRGRLHFSDLPPDLREAKTGGELRLRYRIGIDGRVSDCRIMVSSGRPELDATTCRLITERFRFKPSKNARGEPVASIMIETHGWYFPPDEVQ encoded by the coding sequence GTGTACACGTCCGCCCGCGACCGCGTGCTGTCGGCGCTCGCCTCGCTGCTGATCGTGGCGGGCGGAGTGGCGGCGATGATCGCGGGTCTCGCCGCGCAGATGACGCCGAAGGAGCGGCGCGACACCCTCGCCGCGATCATCCCGCTGCGCGACGAGCCGGAGAAGCCGAAACCGAAAGAAATACCGGCCAGGGCGGACTCCACTGCCGCCAAGGGCCGCCCCTCACCGCCCAACCTGCGCAACAAGGCAACGCAGATCGTCGCCCCGCCACCCCGGCTGCCGCCGCTGATCGTGCCGCCTCCCGTCATCACCGCACCCAGGGCCAATGTCGGATCGGCTGCGCAGAGCGGCGCGTCCGACCGCCTCGGACCCGGACAGGGCGCGGGCGGCATCGGCGATGGAGACGGCGGCGGGGGTGATGGCGACGGTGACGGCGAAGGCGATGCCCTCACCCGACCGAAGCAGATCCGGGGCCGCCTCCACTTCTCCGACCTGCCGCCCGACTTGCGCGAGGCCAAGACCGGCGGCGAACTCCGCCTGCGCTACCGCATCGGCATCGACGGCCGGGTGAGCGACTGCCGCATCATGGTCTCCAGCGGCCGCCCGGAACTCGACGCGACGACGTGCCGCCTCATCACCGAACGGTTCCGCTTCAAGCCCTCGAAGAATGCGCGCGGGGAGCCGGTGGCGTCGATCATGATCGAGACGCACGGGTGGTATTTCCCGCCGGACGAAGTCCAGTAG
- a CDS encoding TauD/TfdA dioxygenase family protein — MTISVEPVKPHIGGIVHVSPDHLLDDETIETVRRELETRGVLVFPQINVSDQLQLAFTDRLGERVNFTRQVPGSDADTPDVYKITLDRKLNSEPDYVLGTFFWHIDGITIDQPLPKATVLSARKLSASGGATEFANLYAAWDLLPEDEKREYEGLTVIHCVEAAVRPVHGHPSEERRARYKAMAAVMEQPLVWTHEDGRKSLLLGTHGDGIVGMPGPHGRALLTRLQQWAAQPDLVYTHKWREGDLVIWNNQGLMHRVVPYTDEGRVMHRTTIAGKERPGVPADPAHIERIYQTA, encoded by the coding sequence GTGACCATCAGCGTCGAACCCGTGAAGCCGCATATCGGCGGCATCGTCCATGTCTCGCCCGACCACCTGCTCGACGACGAGACGATCGAGACCGTGCGCCGCGAGCTGGAAACGCGCGGAGTTCTGGTGTTCCCGCAGATCAATGTATCCGACCAGTTGCAGCTCGCCTTCACCGACCGGCTGGGCGAGCGGGTGAACTTTACGCGGCAGGTGCCGGGATCGGATGCCGACACGCCCGACGTCTACAAGATCACGCTCGACCGCAAGCTGAACTCGGAGCCGGACTACGTGCTGGGCACCTTCTTCTGGCACATCGACGGGATCACTATCGACCAGCCGCTGCCAAAGGCGACGGTGCTGTCGGCGCGCAAGCTGTCGGCCAGCGGCGGCGCGACCGAGTTCGCCAACCTCTACGCCGCGTGGGATCTGCTGCCCGAGGACGAGAAGCGCGAGTACGAGGGGCTGACCGTGATCCACTGCGTCGAGGCCGCCGTGCGCCCGGTCCACGGCCACCCGAGCGAGGAACGCCGCGCCCGCTACAAGGCGATGGCGGCGGTCATGGAGCAGCCGCTGGTCTGGACGCACGAGGACGGGCGCAAGTCGCTGCTGCTCGGCACCCATGGCGACGGGATCGTGGGAATGCCGGGGCCGCACGGGCGCGCGCTGCTCACCCGGTTGCAGCAATGGGCGGCCCAGCCCGACCTCGTCTACACCCACAAGTGGCGGGAGGGCGACCTCGTCATCTGGAACAACCAGGGCCTGATGCACCGCGTTGTCCCCTACACCGACGAGGGTCGCGTCATGCATCGCACGACCATCGCCGGAAAGGAGCGCCCCGGCGTGCCCGCCGATCCCGCCCACATCGAGCGCATCTACCAGACCGCCTGA
- a CDS encoding RrF2 family transcriptional regulator produces MLSQKTRYAIRAMQHLADKYGQGPIPLTDIAETQNIPAKFLTVILSELSRYGIVASQRGKDGGYWLGVPPIDITYGDLIRVMRGSLALVPCASRFAHETCKNCVEEKDCRTRALMLQVRDATANLLDGMRLSDRIDPVPAAEGLEAVEDVEVG; encoded by the coding sequence ATGCTTTCGCAGAAAACACGCTATGCGATCCGGGCCATGCAGCACCTCGCGGACAAGTACGGCCAAGGACCGATCCCGCTGACCGACATCGCCGAGACGCAGAACATCCCGGCCAAGTTCCTCACCGTTATCCTGTCCGAGCTGTCGCGCTACGGCATCGTCGCCTCGCAGCGGGGCAAAGACGGCGGCTACTGGCTGGGCGTGCCGCCGATCGACATCACCTATGGCGACCTCATCCGGGTGATGCGCGGGTCGCTGGCGCTAGTGCCCTGCGCCAGCCGTTTCGCGCACGAAACCTGCAAGAACTGCGTCGAGGAAAAGGACTGCCGCACCCGCGCGCTGATGCTGCAGGTCCGCGATGCGACGGCCAACCTGCTCGACGGGATGCGCCTTTCCGACAGGATCGATCCGGTTCCCGCCGCCGAAGGGCTGGAGGCGGTCGAGGACGTGGAGGTAGGCTGA
- a CDS encoding YezD family protein, with protein MRIAKPADATATEHPLLNEGVQHVIEALQRLRFGVIQLTVHDGKLMQVDVTERRRFNH; from the coding sequence ATGCGAATTGCCAAGCCCGCCGACGCGACCGCCACCGAGCATCCGCTGCTCAACGAAGGCGTCCAGCACGTCATAGAGGCGCTCCAGCGCCTGCGTTTCGGCGTGATCCAGCTCACCGTCCACGACGGCAAGCTGATGCAGGTTGACGTGACGGAGCGTCGCCGCTTCAATCACTGA